In one Epinephelus moara isolate mb chromosome 6, YSFRI_EMoa_1.0, whole genome shotgun sequence genomic region, the following are encoded:
- the cobl gene encoding protein cordon-bleu isoform X8 — protein sequence MNITRMSPKAEHKKRRAPALPGAPTPTIGHTSFEGYQMGLGSESQQRKRKAPAPPPTPDSITAGSDHTSISAAPTPDIHATEIPTPASRSKVAPSNTVPATIVVMETVKPVPLKTAVQPAPVSTATPTPSSPTPSSSTTDSMAVQDSSSDLSHGLDDSDADQDQAVSYCSTLTSSTASGSVQVQAATKSSRVEESEKASSTAATSNQEVTSAGSSRSETESALNLKLDEVENNRHSAMGTADRPVPPKPSRSPAQEPPQHVSPPTLSSPPIEPTESISPQSPTEVEEAAPQSWLHSMQSSTASCQKPETATPEEETVSLGSSSGGSSLPDQGYAASEGMAEGEDSGMVSSPSDTQPTSPDGSLSLDGSNGGGAERTLGPVRDNSSDSDEGCATWGSRHRHDDISLQAKSGRLKDSYEDDPELTAQLHQTLADFEADLADHIDIVSVKETTYTMSTNSNDVPVSVVDMDVPVTAIDEVLEEYERHTVEHETKSVTRTESAGSKGPGFCRQSSLEPQNKNNNACTAADSNKSSSTKTKSQPEQHRMSQENKSISDKKDNKMLETKIKGKSVTDTDSVKEDKQKTTSAVKSNVDMQKRSKSTEIKPDPVKSNTQSFQEKKSVLPPNSQRSVSSERDEELHRVYQNNSSQNASHGKITCNVTSRFGMKTFTVVPPKPSVAHAATEEPAVKLTIGAIKIDDQGNMVKGGISQNKIGGSSEPGIKSSEGSPLLGKAKAFWSSNERQESSVPQSKDLVDKAKESTDGLKSTHTAISITALKISDTEDLKATQPSFYKHAERAQPKEMVKEEVKEPAKVINVAKEERVEVESKISVSKNIQQPSNKPALPPPILPDLKRDLSFLKPSRRTSSQYVASAINKYAPKTSAKPNFIPNVHDSPASFGFQRSGRSIKVNPHQSSLSSLSDNKENDSASKSNPPGPKRSMSFPEYVSDIQRNFGEARPDRGGFGSCAGSTKGSPNTLETETAKNKHIHSNGPTQKNVIANNDSDHIQHIRLRSPSPVQSNPLHSSAKPPTAPKAVSQGLTSNPKEVTKAATHVTPDAKPQPSVTVSDSVVTPEPTPVTLFGPVKKFRPVISRSVEKDTSLHSNLMEAIQTGGGRDRLKKITTPGPSTMKKASYVEEENERSALLAAIRAQSSCGRLRKTKSEAADELEKFRKVSLGEEKCAGPPSSPSPSLTCTSPPVFTQQPPPPPPPQPPAPTIAPPPPPPALPQGKPSAVAYPSANTPVNPALAREAMLEAIRSGSAAERLKKVAVPTKTVQVNGRLGTIQATSSTLPQQ from the exons ATGGGCCTTGGCTCAGAAAGCCAGCAGAGGAAAAGgaaggctccagcccctccacCTACTCcagattccatcactgcaggcTCTGACCACACGTCAATCTCTGCCGCTCCCACCCCTGACATCCACGCTACTGAAATACCTACCCCAGCCTCCCGCAGCAAGGTGGCACCATCAAATACCGTCCCTGCTACGATTGTGGTAATGGAAACAGTAAAACCAGTCCCGTTAAAAACAGCAGTACAACCTGCACCTGTGAGCACTGCCACCCCAACCCCCAGCTCCCCAACCCCAAGCAGCAGCACCACCGACAGCATGGCTGTCCAGGATTCCAGCTCTGATCTCAGCCATGGCCTCGACGACTCAGACGCTGACCAAGACCAGGCCGTGTCCTACTGCAGCACCCTCACCAGCAGCACAGCTAGTGGGTCTGTGCAGGTTCAGGCTGCTACGAAAAGCAGCAGGGTGGAGGAATCGGAAAAGGCTAGCAGCACGGCTGCCACATCAAATCAAGAGGTGACCTCGGCCGGCAGCTCCAGGTCGGAGACTGAGTCGGCCCTAAATCTGAAACTGGATGAAGTTGAGAACAACAGACACAGCGCAATGG GAACCGCTGATCGACCAGTGCCACCCAAACCTAGTCGCTCCCCTGCCCAGGAGCCTCCGCAGCATGTCTCACCCCCTACCTTGTCCTCCCCTCCCATTGAGCCCACAGAAAGCATCTCCCCGCAGAGTCCtacagaggtggaggaagcaGCTCCCCAGT CTTGGCTCCATTCTATGCAAAGCTCCACAGCTAGTTGCCAGAAACCAGAAACTGCAACACCCGAGGAGGAGACTGTGTCCTTgggcagcagcagtggtggcaGCAGCCTGCCTGACCAGGGTTACGCTGCCTCTGAAGGCATGGCAGAGGGCGAGGACTCAGGCATGGTCAGCTCTCCATCTGACACCCAACCCACATCCCCAGATGGGAGTTTGTCTCTGGATGGAAGTAATGGAGGCGGAGCAGAGAGAACGCTGGGACCAGTGCGGGACAATTCCAGTGACAGCGATGAGGGATGTGCCACCTGGGGATCAAGACACAG GCATGATGACATTAGCCTACAGGCAAAGTCAGGCAGGTTAAAAGACAGCTATGAAGATGACCCAGAGCTCACAGCCCAGCTCCATCAGACTTTGGCAGACTTTGAAGCAGACCTTGCAG ATCACATAGATATAGTCTCAGTGAAGGAGACAACCTATACCATGTCCACAAACAGTAATGATGTGCCGGTGTCTGTAGTGGACATGGATGTGCCAGTCACAGCCATAGATGAAGTACTGGAGGAATATGAGCGACACACTGTAGAACATGAGACAAAGTCAGTGACCAGGACTGAGTCAGCTGGCAGCAAAG GTCCAGGCTTTTGTCGCCAGTCCAGTTTGGAGccacagaacaaaaacaacaatgctTGTACAGCTGCTGACAGTAATAAAAGCAGCAGTACAAAGACTAAGTCTCAGCCTGAGCAGCATAGGATGTCGCAGGAAAACAAGTCTATAAGTGATAAAAAGGATAACAAGATGCTAGAGACAAAAATCAAAGGAAAGAGTGTCACTGATACCGACAGTGTGAAAGAggataaacaaaaaacaacatcagcagtgAAATCTAATGTTGACATGCAGAAACGCAGCAAGAGCACTGAGATCAAACCTGATCCTGTAAAAAGTAACACTCAGTCTTTTCAAGAGAAGAAGTCTGTTCTTCCACCAAACAGTCAAAGATCTGTGTCTTCGGAAAGAGATGAAGAGTTGCACAGAGTTTACCAGAATAACTCCAGCCAGAATGCTTCACATGGTAAAATCACTTGTAACGTCACATCACGCTTCGGTATGAAAACTTTCACTGTGGTCCCTCCCAAACCCTCTGTCGCTCATGCTGCTACGGAAGAACCAGCTGTCAAATTAACTATCGGTGCCATTAAGATTGATGATCAAGGAAACATGGTGAAAGGGGGTATCTCCCAGAATAAAATTGGTGGTTCATCAGAGCCTGGAATTAAATCCAGTGAGGGGTCTCCTCTTCTTGGAAAGGCCAAAGCTTTTTGGAGCTCAAATGAGAGACAAGAAAGTTCTGTGCCCCAAAGCAAAGATCTCGTTGATAAGGCTAAAGAGAGCACAGATGGCCTGAAAAGTACTCACACTGCAATCTCAATAACTGCTTTGAAGATCAGTGACACTGAGGACCTGAAAGCGACACAACCTTCCTTTTATAAACATGCAGAGAGAGCCCAGCCTAAAGAGATGGTCAAAGAAGAAGTTAAAGAACCAGCGAAAGTCATCAACGTTGCAAAAGAAGAGCGGGTGGAGGTGGAGAGCAAAATTTCCGTGTCCAAAAACATTCAACAGCCAAGTAATAAACCTGCCCTTCCTCCTCCTATTCTTCCAGACCTGAAAAGAGACCTGTCCTTCCTCAAACCATCCAGGCGAACCTCAAGCCAATACGTGGCGTCTGCCATCAATAAATATGCCCCAAAGACCTCAGCTAAACCCAACTTCATCCCAAATGTGCATGACTCCCCTGCTTCGTTCGGTTTCCAGAGATCAGGTCGGTCCATAAAAGTGAATCCACACCAATCTTCCCTGTCGTCTTTGTCAGATAATAAGGAGAATGACTCTGCTTCTAAATCCAACCCGCCTGGTCCTAAGAGGTCTATGAGCTTCCCAGAGTATGTCTCGGATATCCAGAGAAATTTTGGAGAAGCGAGACCGGACAGGGGAGGATTTGGAAGTTGTGCTGGATCCACCAAAGGAAGCCCTAATACACTGGAAACAGAGACAGCCAAGAATAAGCACATTCACTCAAATGGTCCCAcccaaaaaaatgtgatcgCCAATAATGACAGCGATCATATTCAACATATTCGGCTCAGAAGCCCCAGCCCTGTACAAAGCAATCCTCTACACTCATCTGCCAAACCACCCACAGCCCCCAAGGCTGTATCCCAAGGGCTGACAAGT AACCCGAAGGAGGTGACCAAGGCAGCCACCCATGTAACACCTGATGCAAAACCACAACCTTCTGTCACAGTGTCAGACAGTGTTGTCACCCCTGAGCCTACGCCGGTGACACTGTTTGGGCCAGTTAAAAAGTTCAGACCAGTGATCTCTAGATCTGTTGAGAAAGACACATCTCTGCACAGCAACCTGATGGAGGCAATCCAGACAGGTGGAGGCAGGGACAGGCTCAAGAAG ATAACCACTCCTGGTCCCAGCACCATGAAGAAAGCATCTTATGTTGAGGAAGAGAATGAGAGATCTGCTCTTCTGGCTGCCATTAGAGCCCAGAGCAGCTGCGGAAGGCTGAGGAAG ACCAAATCTGAGGCTGCTGATGAGCTTGAGAAGTTCAGGAAGGTGTCTTTGGGGGAGGAGAAATGTGCAggccctccctcctctccctctccctctttgaCTTGCACTTCACCTCCTGTCTTTACCcaacaaccaccaccaccaccaccaccacagccaCCAGCACCCACGAttgcacctccacctcctccccctgcCTTGCCCCAGGGAAAGCCTAGCGCTGTGGCATATCCAAGTGCTAACACCCCCGTGAACCCTGCCTTGGCCAGGGAGGCTATGCTGGAGGCCATTCGCTCTGGATCTGCTGCTGAGAGGCTAAAAAAG